A genome region from Desulfovibrio sp. JC010 includes the following:
- a CDS encoding ABC transporter permease gives MISLYAFMGAIEQGTAFGLMVLGVYLTFRVLDFPDLTVDGSLPLGAAVSAVAISNGYHPLVGMSMAVGAGFIAGAVTGILNTKFKILHLLASILTMISLYSINIRIMGRPNMTLLGEDTLIDQFIELSGLPPHFSTPILFAIISGGALLALIWFLKTSFGLAMLATGDNPKMITSLGVNRDMMIIFGVGLSNGMVALSGALVAQNQGAADVNMGIGTIIAGLASVIIGETLFGKPNVTRAMLAALLGSIVYRIAIALALGVRLGDFAFTPSDLNLVTAALVVVALVSPQIKSGLLKRRAA, from the coding sequence ATGATCAGCTTATATGCATTTATGGGGGCCATTGAGCAGGGGACTGCTTTCGGGCTCATGGTTTTAGGTGTGTACCTCACATTCAGGGTACTTGATTTCCCAGACCTTACTGTGGACGGCAGTCTGCCGCTGGGAGCTGCGGTTTCTGCTGTGGCCATCAGCAACGGCTACCATCCCCTTGTAGGCATGAGTATGGCTGTGGGAGCCGGGTTCATTGCCGGGGCGGTAACCGGAATCCTGAATACCAAATTCAAAATCCTGCACCTGCTGGCATCCATCCTGACCATGATCTCCCTCTACTCCATAAATATCCGCATCATGGGCAGGCCAAACATGACCCTGCTCGGCGAGGACACCCTCATCGACCAGTTCATTGAGCTGAGTGGACTCCCGCCCCACTTTTCCACCCCCATACTTTTCGCGATTATTTCCGGCGGTGCTCTACTGGCACTGATCTGGTTTCTGAAGACATCTTTCGGACTGGCAATGCTAGCCACCGGGGACAACCCCAAAATGATCACCAGTCTCGGCGTAAACCGCGATATGATGATCATCTTCGGAGTCGGTCTTTCAAACGGCATGGTTGCCCTTTCCGGCGCACTGGTGGCCCAGAATCAGGGTGCTGCGGACGTGAACATGGGCATCGGGACCATCATTGCCGGGCTGGCCTCGGTCATCATCGGGGAAACCCTTTTCGGCAAGCCCAACGTAACCCGAGCCATGCTGGCCGCCCTGCTCGGCTCCATTGTCTACCGCATTGCCATCGCGCTGGCCCTTGGTGTACGTTTGGGCGATTTTGCATTCACTCCCAGCGACCTTAACCTTGTTACCGCCGCACTGGTCGTGGTGGCGTTAGTTTCTCCGCAGATTAAATCCGGTTTACTCAAAAGGAGGGCTGCCTAA
- a CDS encoding ABC transporter ATP-binding protein, whose protein sequence is MLRVDKAAKTFNPDSVNEVQALRGVDLKVDAGEFITVIGSNGAGKSTFLNSIAGTFMLSSGTISIAGKNVTRWPEHKRAANLGRVFQDPLLGTCGSLSIEQNMALALKRGKRRGLGLGVKARDRDLFREQLSTLGLGLEERLADQVGLLSGGQRQALTMLMATMTRPDILLLDEHTAALDPKTGRKILDITDAVVRRDNLTTLMVTHNMNQAINMGDRLIMFHQGMIILDISGKEKKGLKVEDLLDRFYSLRGEDVATDRMLFS, encoded by the coding sequence ATGTTACGAGTCGATAAAGCAGCCAAGACCTTCAACCCGGACAGCGTCAACGAAGTGCAGGCCCTGCGCGGCGTGGACCTCAAGGTTGATGCCGGAGAATTCATTACCGTCATCGGTTCCAACGGAGCCGGAAAATCAACTTTTCTTAACTCAATCGCCGGGACTTTCATGCTCAGCAGCGGAACCATTTCCATTGCAGGCAAGAACGTGACCCGCTGGCCTGAACACAAACGGGCTGCCAATCTGGGCCGGGTATTTCAGGACCCGCTGCTCGGTACCTGCGGCTCCCTTTCCATTGAACAGAACATGGCCCTAGCCCTCAAACGAGGCAAACGAAGGGGGCTGGGGCTGGGCGTAAAAGCACGTGACCGGGACTTGTTCCGGGAGCAGCTTTCGACCCTCGGTCTGGGACTGGAAGAGAGGCTTGCAGATCAGGTTGGATTACTGTCCGGTGGTCAGAGACAGGCTTTAACCATGCTCATGGCTACAATGACGCGCCCGGACATTTTATTACTGGACGAGCATACAGCGGCACTTGACCCCAAGACAGGACGCAAAATTCTTGATATAACCGACGCCGTTGTACGCCGTGACAACCTGACCACGCTTATGGTTACCCATAACATGAATCAGGCCATCAACATGGGCGACAGATTGATCATGTTCCATCAGGGCATGATAATTTTGGATATTTCCGGGAAGGAGAAGAAGGGGCTGAAAGTGGAAGATCTTCTGGATCGGTTCTACTCCCTTCGCGGCGAGGATGTAGCCACGGACAGGATGCTTTTTTCCTGA